A genomic region of Mesobacillus jeotgali contains the following coding sequences:
- a CDS encoding flagellar hook-basal body protein — protein sequence MFKGFYTVASGMLAQQRRTEMLTNNMSNANTPGYKADQAGMRAFPEMLLQRFDKQQIPTEKGLNLPFAKEIGTINTGVYMQEAIPKFIQGDLRETGRKTDVALLDINMPDNGSVFFTVRNTDGTVRYTRNGNFTIDAQGYLTTGSGHYVLNSAGQQIQLSSDRFTVNEGGVLTGENGESATLGVAYANNPLRMIKEGDGLFRTEDGGELPTAVGTAGVQFSTQQGFLEQSNVDISRTMTDMMSAYRAFEANQKILQAYDKSMEKAANEIGRL from the coding sequence ATGTTTAAAGGCTTTTATACAGTAGCTTCCGGAATGCTTGCACAGCAGCGCAGGACGGAAATGCTGACGAATAATATGTCAAATGCCAATACGCCAGGTTACAAGGCGGACCAGGCGGGGATGAGGGCGTTCCCGGAAATGCTGCTGCAGCGTTTTGACAAGCAGCAAATTCCGACAGAGAAGGGCCTGAATTTGCCGTTTGCTAAGGAAATTGGCACAATCAATACAGGTGTTTACATGCAAGAAGCGATCCCGAAATTCATCCAGGGTGATTTACGCGAAACTGGACGGAAAACGGATGTGGCATTGCTCGATATAAATATGCCGGATAATGGCTCGGTATTTTTCACCGTCCGCAACACGGATGGCACAGTTCGTTATACAAGGAATGGTAACTTCACGATTGATGCGCAAGGATATTTGACGACTGGAAGCGGCCATTATGTGCTGAATTCAGCAGGCCAGCAAATTCAGCTTTCAAGTGATCGATTTACAGTCAATGAAGGCGGAGTCCTAACAGGTGAAAATGGAGAGAGTGCAACTTTAGGGGTTGCCTATGCGAACAATCCGCTGCGAATGATAAAAGAAGGCGACGGCCTGTTCCGTACGGAAGATGGCGGCGAGTTACCGACTGCTGTTGGTACAGCTGGTGTTCAGTTCAGCACGCAGCAAGGTTTCCTTGAGCAATCCAATGTCGATATCAGCAGGACGATGACCGACATGATGTCAGCTTATCGAGCGTTCGAAGCGAACCAAAAGATTCTCCAGGCTTATGATAAAAGCATGGAAAAGGCTGCGAACGAAATCGGAAGGCTATAG
- the mreB gene encoding rod shape-determining protein, translating into MFARDIGIDLGTANVLIHVKGRGIVLNEPSVVAIDKNTNKVLAVGEEARKMVGRTPGNIVAIRPLKDGVIADFDVTESMLKHFINKLNVKGFLSKPRILICCPTNITSVEQKAIKEAAEKSGGKKVYLEEEPKVAAIGAGMDIFQPSGNMVVDIGGGTTDVAVLSMGDIVTSQSIKMAGDKFDAEILNYIKREYKLLIGERTAENIKIQIGTVFPGSRQEEMEIRGRDMVSGLPRTITVRSEEIEKALRESVAVIVQAAKTVLEKTPPELSADIIDRGVILTGGGALLHGIDQLMQEELKVPVLVADNPMDCVAIGTGIMLDNIDRIAGRRGII; encoded by the coding sequence ATGTTTGCAAGGGATATCGGGATTGACCTTGGTACAGCCAATGTGTTGATCCATGTTAAAGGTCGAGGAATTGTCTTGAATGAACCGTCTGTTGTGGCGATCGATAAGAACACGAACAAGGTTTTGGCTGTTGGGGAAGAGGCGCGAAAAATGGTTGGGCGTACACCTGGCAATATCGTAGCGATTCGCCCGTTGAAGGATGGAGTTATCGCGGATTTCGATGTAACGGAATCGATGCTTAAACATTTCATCAATAAATTGAACGTAAAAGGTTTCTTGTCGAAGCCACGCATCCTAATTTGCTGTCCAACGAACATCACAAGCGTTGAGCAAAAAGCGATTAAGGAAGCTGCTGAAAAGAGTGGCGGCAAGAAGGTTTACCTTGAAGAAGAGCCGAAGGTTGCGGCAATCGGCGCTGGCATGGATATTTTCCAGCCAAGCGGCAACATGGTTGTTGACATCGGTGGTGGTACAACGGATGTAGCCGTACTATCTATGGGCGACATCGTTACATCTCAATCAATTAAAATGGCAGGCGACAAATTCGACGCTGAAATTTTAAATTATATCAAACGTGAATATAAGCTGTTGATTGGTGAGCGTACAGCTGAAAATATCAAAATCCAAATCGGTACTGTTTTCCCAGGCAGCCGTCAAGAGGAAATGGAAATCCGCGGCCGTGATATGGTATCCGGACTTCCACGCACGATCACCGTTCGTTCTGAGGAGATTGAAAAGGCATTAAGAGAATCAGTTGCTGTCATCGTTCAGGCGGCAAAAACAGTGCTGGAAAAGACCCCACCTGAATTATCTGCAGATATCATTGACCGTGGTGTCATTTTGACTGGTGGCGGGGCTTTGCTTCACGGAATCGACCAGTTGATGCAAGAAGAGTTGAAGGTACCGGTCTTAGTGGCGGATAATCCAATGGATTGTGTTGCAATCGGCACAGGCATTATGCTTGATAATATCGACCGTATCGCAGGCCGTCGCGGAATTATCTAA